A DNA window from Arachis duranensis cultivar V14167 chromosome 3, aradu.V14167.gnm2.J7QH, whole genome shotgun sequence contains the following coding sequences:
- the LOC107480427 gene encoding LOW QUALITY PROTEIN: oligopeptide transporter 4 (The sequence of the model RefSeq protein was modified relative to this genomic sequence to represent the inferred CDS: deleted 2 bases in 1 codon) — protein sequence MASETMKNVKTDPEMSKSDKELKQDEEEVSPIEEVRLTVANTDDPTQPVWTFRMWFLGLISCCLLSFLNQFFAYRAEPLVITQITVQVATLPIGRFMARVLPTTKFGIGSKKFSLNPGPFNMKEHVLITIFANAGTAFGSGSPYAVGIVNIIKAFYGRSISFVVAWLLIITTQVLGYGWAGLLRKYVVEPAHMWWPGNLVQVSLFRALHEKEDGRRISRAKFFFIALLCSFSWAVLPGYLFQTLTSISWLCWVFSKSVTAQQIGSGMNGLGLGALTLDWSAVASFLFSPLVSPFFAIVNVFVGYALIVYAVIPIAYWGFNVYGANKFPIFSSSLFTAQGQEYDIRSIVNNKFELDVEKYLKMGPIHLSVFFSLTYGFGFATIAATITHVICFYGREIMERYRASSKGKEDIHTKLMKKYKDIPSWWFYVMLFVTLVASLLLCIXXXXXXXXXXXXXXXMPWWGLVFACALAFAFTLPISIITATTNQTPGLNIITEYIFGLIYPGRPIANVCFKTYGYISMSQAVSFLSDFKLGHYMKIPPRSMFLVQFIGTVLAGTINIGVAWWLLTSVENICHKDLLPKDSPWTCPGDKVFFDASVIWGLVGPKKIFGSKAEYFAMNWFFLGGAIGPVIVWLLHKAFPKQSWIPLINLPVLLGATGMMPPATQVNYNAWVLVGTVFNFFVFRYRKKWWQRYNYVLSAALDAGVAFMTVLLYFALNMENRKLDWWGNGGEHCDLAICPTAKGIVVDGCPVF from the exons ATGGCTTCAGAGACCATGAAGAACGTCAAAACAGACCCAGAGATGTCGAAATCAGACAAGGAACTGAaacaagatgaagaagaagtttCTCCGATTGAGGAAGTGAGACTCACTGTGGCCAACACGGACGACCCAACCCAACCCGTTTGGACCTTCCGCATGTGGTTCCTGGGGCTTATCTCTTGCTGCCTCCTCTCCTTCCTGAACCAGTTTTTCGCCTACAGGGCGGAGCCCCTCGTCATTACGCAGATCACGGTGCAGGTGGCCACACTGCCGATAGGGCGATTCATGGCCAGAGTCCTCCCCACCACGAAGTTCGGGATAGGGTCAAAGAAATTCTCCTTGAATCCGGGACCTTTCAACATGAAGGAGCACGTGCTGATTACCATATTTGCGAACGCCGGCACCGCCTTCGGGTCGGGGTCGCCGTACGCGGTGGGGATCGTGAACATCATCAAGGCGTTCTACGGAAGGTCGATCTCGTTCGTGGTTGCATGGCTGCTGATCATCACTACTCAGGTGTTAGGATACGGGTGGGCAGGGTTGCTGAGGAAGTACGTGGTGGAGCCAGCCCATATGTGGTGGCCCGGCAACCTTGTCCAAGTTTCTCTTTTCCG AGCTCTGCATGAGAAAGAAGATGGGCGCAGAATTTCAAGGGCAAAGTTCTTCTTCATTGCCCTACTCTGCAGCTTCTCATGGGCCGTGCTCCCTGGATACTTGTTTCAGACCCTCACAAGCATTTCATGGCTCTGCTGGGTGTTCTCCAAGTCAGTCACCGCTCAACAGATTGGCTCAGGCATGAACGGTTTGGGTTTGGGAGCCCTCACTCTCGACTGGTCCGCCGTTGCCTCCTTCTTGTTCAGCCCTCTCGTTTCACCATTCTTCGCCATTGTCAACGTCTTTGTGGGCTATGCACTAATCGTCTATGCCGTCATCCCTATTGCTTATTGGGGCTTCAACGTGTATGGTGCAAATAAGTTCCCCATTTTCTCCTCCTCCTTGTTCACAGCACAGGGCCAAGAATACGATATACGCTCCATTGTAAATAACAAATTTGAATTGGATGTTGAAAAGTATCTCAAGATGGGTCCAATTCATCTTAGCGTCTTCTTTTCTCTTACTTACGGTTTTGGATTTGCCACCATTGCCGCCACCATTACCCATGTCATTTGCTTCTACGGAAGGGAGATTATGGAGCGGTATCGTGCTTCAAGCAAAGGCAAAGAAGATATCCACACGAAACTGATGAAGAAATACAAAGACATACCATCTTGGTGGTTTTATGTGATGCTGTTCGTAACGCTTGTGGCTTCTCTCTTACTATGCATCTTNNNNNNNNNNNNNNNNNNNNNN NNNNNNNNNNNNNNNNNNNAAATGCCATGGTGGGGACTTGTGTTTGCCTGTGCCTTAGCCTTTGCTTTTACTCTCCCAATCAGCATCATTACTGCCACCACAAACCAGACACCCGGGTTGAATATCATTACTGAGTATATCTTTGGACTCATTTACCCCGGAAGACCAATAGCAAATGTGTGCTTCAAAACATACGGTTACATAAGCATGTCTCAAGCAGTCTCCTTCCTTAGTGATTTCAAGCTTGGCCACTACATGAAAATCCCTCCGAGATCAATGTTCTTAGTTCAG TTCATTGGAACAGTTCTTGCTGGAACCATCAACATTGGTGTGGCATGGTGGTTGCTAACTTCTGTTGAGAACATATGTCACAAGGATCTACTTCCCAAAGACAGTCCCTGGACATGTCCCGGTGACAAGGTTTTCTTTGATGCATCAGTTATTTGGGGTCTAGTTGGACCTAAGAAGATATTCGGTTCCAAAGCAGAATACTTTGCAATGAATTGGTTCTTCCTTGGAGGTGCAATTGGCCCCGTCATAGTTTGGTTATTGCACAAGGCATTCCCCAAGCAGTCATGGATTCCCTTGATCAACCTCCCAGTTCTCCTTGGGGCAACGGGGATGATGCCACCAGCCACGCAAGTCAACTACAATGCATGGGTTTTGGTTGGAACGGTGTTCAACTTCTTTGTGTTCCGTTACAGGAAGAAGTGGTGGCAGAGGTACAACTATGTTCTATCAGCAGCGCTTGATGCCGGGGTTGCCTTTATGACTGTGCTGCTTTACTTTGCTCTCAACATGGAGAATAGGAAATTGGATTGGTGGGGAAATGGTGGGGAGCACTGTGACTTGGCAATTTGTCCCACTGCTAAGGGCATAGTCGTTGATGGTTGCCCTGTCTTTTAA